The Branchiostoma floridae strain S238N-H82 chromosome 8, Bfl_VNyyK, whole genome shotgun sequence genome has a segment encoding these proteins:
- the LOC118421952 gene encoding zinc finger protein 431-like has protein sequence MTEKSYSSDVCDFSLLVKAEDTKPNICEMTTHPSETPYKCDQYDFAVGHKTSLDRHKLTHAGEKRYNCSQCEFRTAYKCSLKIHVANHNNVKPYNCGLCEFKTTCKSSLKTHMANHTDQHMAKHTGEKPYLCEKCGFRTTNRFCLSSHMTTHTGERPYKCDQCDFAAGCKGTLHRHKLRHTGEKRHKCEKCEYRTTTRSNLSVHMRQHTGEKPHKCDLCDYSAALKKTIHRHMTKHTGEKPYTCKECGFRTADRSSISRHMTIHTGVKPYMCEKCGYMAPCRSELSRHMQKHTPRTTNERPYKCDQCDYSAALKKTLNRHILRHTGEKNDNYKCEECEFRTDNRSKMSEHVRTHSVKSSLDQHLKKHTGERPYVCEECGYGAIKKSYLTIHLRKHTGEKPYKCDMCDYSAAHANSLKLHKKKHTS, from the exons ATGACTGAGAAGTCCTACAGTAGTGACGTGTGTGACTTTTCTTTGCTGGTTAAAGCTGAAGACACAAAACCCAACATATGTGAAATGACCACACACCCGAGTGAGacaccctacaaatgtgaccagtatGACTTTGCTGTGGGACATAAAACAAGTCTAGATAGGCATAAGCTCACACATGCTGGCGAGAAACGCTACAACTGTTCGCAGTGCGAATTCAGGACGGCTTACAAATGTAGCCTAAAAATACACGTTGCAAACCACAACAATGTGAAACCCTACAATTGTGGGCTGTGCGAGTTCAAGACGACTTGCAAATCTAGTCTAAAGACACACATGGCAAACCATACGG ACCAGCACatggcaaaacacaccggtgagaaaccctacttgTGTGAGAAGTGCGGATTTAGGACGACAAACAGATTCTGCCTCTCCAGTCACATGACcacacacaccggtgagagaccctacaaatgtgaccagtgcgatttTGCTGCTGGAtgtaaaggcactttacatcGGCATAAGCTCAGGCACACTGGCGAGAAGCGCCACAAGTGTGAAAAGTGCGAGTACAGGACGACCACTAGATCCAACCTTTCTGTACATATGAGACAGcatactggcgagaaacccCACAAATGTGACttatgcgactattctgctgcactgaaAAAGACCATACACCGACACATGACtaagcacactggtgagaaaccttacacgtGCAAAGAGTGCGGGTTCAGGACAGCTGATAGGTCTTCTATATCCCGACATATGACGATACACACCGGTgtgaaaccctacatgtgtgagaaatGCGGATACATGGCTCCTTGTAGGTCTGAACTATCAAGGCACATGCAAAAACACACACCCCGTACTACAAACGAGaggccctacaagtgtgaccagtgcgactattctgctgcactgaaGAAGACTTTAAACCGACATATTTTAAGACATACTGGTGAAAAAAACGATAAttataagtgtgaggagtgtgagTTCAGGACGGATAATAGATCTAAGATGTCAGAACATGTGAGGACACAttcag TGAAAAGCAGTTTAGATCAGCACTTAAAGAAGCACACAGGCGAGAGGCCCTAcgtgtgtgaggagtgcggttaCGGGGCAATTAAGAAGTCATACCTAACCATACACCTAAGAAaacatacaggggagaaaccttacaaatgtgacatgtgTGACTATTCAGCTGCGCACGCCAACAGTCTAAAACTGCACAAGAAGAAACACACAAGTTAA